From the genome of Sulfitobacter sp. DSM 110093, one region includes:
- a CDS encoding acetolactate synthase large subunit produces MSKTPKEMNGAESVVRSLHAGGVEVCFANPGTSEMQFVDALDRTKLMRCVLGLFEGVVTGAADGYARMAGKPAVTLLHLAPGFANAAANLHNARKARVPMVNLVGDHALRHQKYDAPLSADVEGACAPFSDWVRSGRDAGSFAADAMTALAVAQSKPGKVATLIAPADIGWDAGGKMAEAVAPAAPAPLDERALDAAINALESGEKTVLLVGSPVLENQEAMALLHGIAEKTGADILAPTSNRRMERGQGRFAINKVPYPINAALECLAPYSRAILIETPPPVAFFAYPGKPSLLLPVDCHTVTLAPVDADGPTALAALADRIGAKPATPRDHERPAAPQAGGITLQNLGAALANALPEDAIVVDEAVSSGGATFPAGDSAAPNTWLALTGGSIGIGIPLSAGAAIACPDRPVITLQADGSAMYTIQALWTQARENSNVTTIILANQSYEILKGELHNVGAQPGPDALSMLNLDRPQLDFVAMAKGMGVPGKRVEDVTELMRAIEDAAKEPGPFLIEAML; encoded by the coding sequence ATGAGCAAGACACCTAAAGAGATGAACGGCGCTGAAAGCGTTGTCCGCAGCCTGCACGCGGGCGGGGTGGAGGTCTGTTTCGCCAACCCCGGCACCTCCGAAATGCAGTTCGTCGACGCGCTGGACCGCACCAAGCTAATGCGCTGCGTCTTGGGCCTGTTCGAAGGCGTGGTGACCGGTGCCGCCGATGGCTATGCCCGCATGGCCGGGAAACCGGCAGTGACCCTGCTGCACCTCGCCCCCGGTTTCGCCAATGCCGCCGCCAATCTACACAACGCCCGCAAGGCACGGGTGCCGATGGTGAACCTTGTGGGCGACCACGCCCTGCGGCACCAGAAATACGATGCGCCGCTGTCGGCAGATGTCGAAGGCGCCTGTGCGCCGTTTAGCGATTGGGTCCGTTCAGGCCGTGATGCGGGTAGTTTTGCGGCGGACGCGATGACCGCCCTCGCCGTGGCGCAAAGCAAGCCCGGCAAGGTCGCCACGCTGATTGCCCCTGCGGATATCGGCTGGGACGCGGGCGGCAAGATGGCCGAGGCCGTGGCCCCCGCCGCCCCTGCCCCATTGGATGAACGCGCGTTAGATGCCGCGATCAACGCTTTGGAAAGCGGCGAGAAAACCGTTCTGCTGGTCGGCAGCCCGGTGCTGGAAAACCAAGAGGCGATGGCCCTGCTGCACGGCATCGCAGAAAAGACCGGGGCCGACATCCTCGCGCCCACCTCGAACCGCCGGATGGAGCGCGGACAGGGCCGCTTTGCGATCAACAAAGTCCCCTACCCGATCAACGCCGCCCTTGAATGCCTCGCCCCTTACAGCCGCGCGATCCTGATTGAGACACCGCCGCCCGTCGCCTTCTTTGCCTATCCCGGCAAGCCGAGCCTGCTGCTGCCGGTCGATTGCCACACCGTCACATTGGCCCCCGTCGATGCGGACGGCCCGACCGCCTTGGCCGCGCTGGCGGACCGCATCGGCGCGAAACCCGCCACCCCGCGCGACCACGAAAGGCCCGCCGCACCACAGGCGGGCGGCATCACCCTGCAAAACCTCGGCGCGGCTTTGGCCAATGCGCTGCCGGAAGATGCGATTGTGGTGGATGAGGCGGTATCATCGGGCGGGGCCACCTTCCCCGCAGGCGATAGTGCTGCGCCGAACACTTGGCTGGCGCTTACCGGCGGGTCCATCGGCATCGGTATCCCGCTTTCTGCCGGGGCCGCCATCGCCTGCCCTGACCGTCCGGTGATCACGCTGCAAGCGGATGGATCGGCGATGTACACCATCCAAGCGCTTTGGACCCAAGCGCGCGAGAACTCCAACGTCACCACGATCATCCTCGCCAATCAGTCCTATGAGATCCTCAAGGGTGAGCTGCACAACGTCGGCGCGCAGCCCGGCCCCGACGCGCTGAGCATGCTGAACCTCGACCGTCCGCAATTGGATTTCGTTGCCATGGCCAAGGGCATGGGCGTGCCGGGCAAACGGGTCGAAGACGTAACCGAACTGATGCGCGCCATTGAGGACGCAGCGAAAGAACCCGGCCCTTTCCTCATCGAAGCGATGCTTTAA
- a CDS encoding ArgE/DapE family deacylase — protein sequence MTLDPDLKSRILQAVEDGFAEQVSFTQQLVQTPSQRGHEHAIQDLLFRSLQSRGYAMDRFKMDRAAIEAHPGGSKYSDDHSDAPIVVGIHRPRDETGRSLILQSHLDVVPEGLHEMWDDPPLSAKIDGDWMYGRGAGDMKAGAAANIFALDALRRIGLQPAATVYVQSVVEEESTGNGALQTFLQGYTADAVFIPEPEEEMLVRANTGVIWFQVQVRGVPVHVREMGEGANAIDAATRVMTALREMEEDWNAEKGEHPHFEDEAHPINLNIGKIEGGDWASSVPSWCNIDCRVSIYPGRNAEDAAREITERVKAFAQTDSFLSNNPPKVVFNGFHAEGYVLEPGSDAEAVLERAHEHAIGAPLQSFMTAGYLDTRVYALYNKIPALCYGPKSRNIHGTNESVSLSSVKKVTQAMALFIAEWCGTEDIAP from the coding sequence ATGACCCTCGATCCTGATCTGAAGTCCCGCATCCTTCAGGCTGTCGAAGACGGATTTGCCGAACAGGTGAGCTTTACCCAACAGCTGGTGCAAACCCCTTCCCAACGCGGCCATGAACATGCGATCCAAGATCTGCTGTTCCGCAGTTTGCAAAGCCGTGGCTATGCGATGGACCGCTTCAAGATGGACCGCGCCGCGATTGAGGCGCACCCCGGCGGCTCGAAATACTCAGACGATCACTCTGACGCGCCCATCGTCGTGGGCATCCACCGCCCGCGCGATGAGACGGGCCGCTCGCTGATCCTGCAATCGCATCTGGACGTGGTGCCCGAAGGGCTGCACGAGATGTGGGATGATCCGCCCCTGTCGGCCAAGATCGACGGCGATTGGATGTATGGCCGCGGCGCGGGCGATATGAAGGCGGGTGCTGCGGCGAATATCTTTGCCCTAGACGCGCTGCGCCGCATTGGGTTGCAACCGGCGGCCACCGTCTATGTTCAGTCCGTGGTGGAGGAAGAATCCACCGGCAACGGCGCATTGCAGACGTTCCTACAGGGCTACACCGCCGATGCGGTCTTCATTCCCGAACCCGAAGAAGAGATGTTGGTGCGCGCCAATACCGGCGTCATCTGGTTTCAGGTGCAGGTGCGCGGCGTGCCAGTCCATGTACGCGAAATGGGCGAAGGGGCCAATGCGATCGACGCGGCCACGCGCGTGATGACCGCCTTGCGCGAGATGGAGGAGGACTGGAACGCCGAGAAAGGCGAGCACCCGCATTTCGAAGACGAAGCCCATCCCATCAACCTCAACATCGGCAAGATCGAAGGCGGCGATTGGGCGTCATCGGTGCCGTCATGGTGCAACATCGATTGCCGCGTTTCCATCTATCCGGGCCGCAACGCCGAGGACGCCGCGCGGGAGATTACAGAGCGGGTCAAAGCCTTTGCCCAGACCGACAGCTTCTTGTCCAACAACCCACCGAAAGTGGTCTTCAACGGCTTCCACGCCGAAGGCTACGTGCTGGAGCCGGGCAGCGACGCCGAAGCCGTGCTGGAACGCGCCCACGAACACGCCATCGGCGCACCACTGCAATCCTTCATGACGGCGGGCTACCTCGATACGCGGGTCTATGCGTTGTACAACAAGATCCCCGCGCTCTGCTACGGGCCGAAATCACGCAACATCCACGGGACCAATGAATCCGTCAGCCTCAGTTCGGTAAAAAAGGTCACCCAAGCCATGGCGCTTTTCATTGCGGAATGGTGCGGAACCGAGGATATCGCCCCATGA
- a CDS encoding phosphotransferase, producing the protein MSNVALTPQGGLPPFLSGALAEGGDAKADLLAQDPPAFDADRAAEVALQRYGVSGKIKTLAAEKDANFLITLPTGEEALLKITNAAEGRAVTDMQTAALMHLAAADPDLPVPRICASLTGKAAEVATAADGQIHVVRLMTFLGGTILSHATPQPGLYRALGDFHARVTLGLRGFFHPAGGHFLQWDIKQAGHLRPLLKDVQDRDLRAQLGRSLDHFDAEIAPRLPLLRAQVVHNDFNPHNILVDGPEAQHPVGLIDFGDTVHTPLACDLAVACSYQIGQGPDPLHAVSEMIAGYAKRLPLEPEEIALLPGLIRLRHATTLAIGASRARRYPENAAYILRNAAATLRGLAALDQIGDAAAIETLQRAAGTE; encoded by the coding sequence ATGAGCAATGTCGCACTAACGCCGCAAGGCGGGCTACCGCCATTCCTGAGCGGGGCTCTGGCGGAAGGGGGCGATGCCAAGGCCGACCTTCTGGCCCAAGACCCACCTGCATTTGATGCAGACCGCGCGGCTGAGGTCGCCTTGCAACGCTATGGCGTGTCGGGAAAGATCAAAACGCTTGCGGCGGAAAAGGATGCCAATTTTCTGATCACCCTGCCCACGGGCGAAGAGGCGCTGCTGAAAATCACCAATGCAGCTGAAGGGCGCGCGGTGACCGACATGCAGACCGCCGCGCTGATGCATCTTGCCGCAGCCGACCCTGACCTGCCCGTGCCCCGCATCTGCGCCAGTCTAACCGGCAAAGCGGCCGAAGTTGCCACGGCGGCTGACGGTCAGATCCATGTCGTGCGCCTGATGACCTTCCTCGGTGGGACGATCCTTAGCCACGCGACACCCCAGCCCGGCCTCTACCGCGCCTTGGGTGATTTTCACGCGCGGGTCACCCTTGGGCTGCGCGGGTTCTTTCACCCCGCGGGCGGGCATTTCCTACAATGGGACATCAAACAGGCGGGCCATCTGCGCCCCCTTTTGAAGGATGTACAAGACCGCGACCTGCGTGCCCAGTTGGGGCGCAGCCTAGACCATTTCGACGCGGAGATCGCGCCCCGGCTCCCCCTGCTTCGGGCACAGGTTGTTCATAACGACTTCAATCCGCACAATATTCTGGTCGATGGGCCAGAGGCCCAGCATCCCGTCGGGCTGATTGATTTCGGCGACACGGTGCATACGCCGCTGGCTTGCGATTTGGCAGTGGCGTGTTCCTATCAGATCGGCCAAGGCCCCGACCCGCTGCACGCCGTCAGCGAGATGATCGCGGGCTATGCCAAACGGCTGCCGCTGGAACCGGAAGAGATCGCGCTGTTACCCGGCCTGATCCGTCTGCGCCACGCCACGACACTGGCCATCGGCGCCTCCCGCGCGCGGCGCTATCCCGAGAATGCCGCCTATATCCTGCGCAACGCCGCCGCCACGCTGCGCGGGCTGGCAGCGCTCGACCAAATTGGCGACGCCGCCGCGATCGAAACCCTGCAGCGTGCTGCGGGAACGGAGTGA
- a CDS encoding aspartate aminotransferase family protein: protein MTMINAYDSAQADALTAADRNLIDRRAKALGPAYRLFYDQPLHIQRSEGVWLWDKDGRKYLDAYNNVASVGHCHPRVVEAITRQLGVLNTHTRYLHENVVTYAERLLATMPDTLGHVMFTCTGSEANDIALRIARSYTRREGVIVTRLAYHGLTEAVAELSPSLGDFTPRSPRIRLIDAPDTLRIPAAEQGAKLAADLAQAIAEMRADGIEPAAFIVDTIFSSDGLHPDPAGFLQPAVDLIRAEGGLFIADEVQPGFARTGDAFWGFQRHGLVPDMVTMGKPMGNGFPLSGTAMRPELVQEFGEKARYFNTFGGNPVAAAAGMAVLDVIADEGLQRNAAKVGGFLKDGLNDIGGRYPKIGHVRGAGLFLAVECVTSCETNEADSACAKFVVNHLRKNGVLISATGPGANILKIRPPLVLQQTEAQLFLDALEVAFAAAEAEGV from the coding sequence ATGACCATGATCAACGCCTATGACAGCGCCCAAGCGGATGCCTTGACGGCAGCCGACCGCAACCTGATCGACCGCCGCGCCAAGGCGCTTGGCCCTGCTTACCGGCTGTTCTACGATCAACCGCTGCACATCCAGCGCAGCGAAGGCGTTTGGCTGTGGGACAAGGACGGGCGCAAATACCTTGATGCCTATAACAACGTGGCCTCGGTCGGTCATTGTCATCCGCGCGTGGTCGAGGCGATCACCCGCCAATTGGGCGTGCTCAACACTCACACCCGCTATCTACATGAAAACGTGGTGACTTACGCCGAACGGCTGCTCGCCACGATGCCCGACACACTCGGCCATGTCATGTTCACCTGCACCGGGTCCGAGGCGAATGACATCGCCCTGCGCATCGCCCGCAGCTATACCCGGCGCGAAGGCGTGATCGTCACCCGGCTTGCCTATCACGGGCTGACCGAAGCGGTGGCCGAACTGTCCCCGTCCTTGGGCGATTTCACCCCGCGCAGCCCGCGCATCCGGCTGATCGACGCGCCTGACACGCTGCGCATCCCGGCAGCCGAGCAAGGCGCCAAACTCGCCGCCGATTTGGCCCAAGCGATTGCCGAGATGCGCGCCGATGGGATCGAGCCTGCGGCCTTCATTGTCGACACCATCTTCTCCAGTGACGGGCTGCACCCTGATCCGGCGGGATTCCTGCAGCCGGCGGTCGACCTGATCCGCGCCGAAGGCGGTCTTTTTATCGCGGACGAAGTGCAACCCGGCTTTGCCCGCACCGGCGACGCCTTCTGGGGGTTTCAGCGCCACGGGCTGGTGCCTGACATGGTCACGATGGGCAAGCCGATGGGCAATGGTTTCCCCCTCTCCGGCACCGCGATGCGCCCGGAACTGGTTCAAGAGTTCGGCGAAAAAGCGCGGTATTTCAACACCTTTGGCGGCAACCCGGTGGCCGCGGCGGCGGGTATGGCGGTGCTTGACGTGATCGCGGATGAAGGGTTGCAGCGCAATGCCGCCAAGGTCGGCGGGTTCCTGAAAGACGGGCTGAATGACATCGGAGGGCGTTACCCCAAGATCGGCCATGTGCGCGGTGCCGGGCTGTTTCTGGCGGTCGAATGCGTTACCTCGTGCGAGACCAACGAAGCTGACTCCGCCTGCGCGAAGTTCGTGGTGAACCACCTGCGTAAGAACGGTGTTCTAATCAGCGCCACGGGACCGGGTGCGAACATCTTAAAAATCCGTCCGCCGCTTGTGTTGCAACAGACAGAAGCACAGCTGTTTCTTGATGCCCTAGAGGTCGCTTTTGCTGCAGCGGAGGCCGAAGGCGTTTAG